TGATCATCAGAAATACTCGAGAGATCTTCTAAAACATCCAAAATTTTTTCATTTAACATAAATACCCCTTTTAAATCGGTTTACCAAAGATATAACTTTAACTACTCTTAAACACACCACAAATAATAATACGTAAAGCTCAATTTATATACAAATACAACAAAATTTAATCTAACTTTAATATCCAACTTAATAACATTCATTATATAAAAAAACATGAAAAAATATAATTGATTTTTTAATCAAGCTTATTATATTTATTTAATAAAGGCAGTTTTAAAAAATATTAAAATAAAACATAAACATGGTCATTCGCACAAAACTTATTAAAAAGTCTAACAAAAAAATCTAAAATTAATATAAACTATTACTATCTTTCAGGAGAAATCATAATGCTTTTAGAAAAATTAAATTCAGCAACAAGTAAGATTAAGTTGATAGAAGAGAAATTGCAAGATATAAATCTAATTAAAGATCAAAAAAAATATTCAAAAATAATAAAAGAATATACATATTTAGAAAAAATAAATAAAATAAAAATTGAATACGAAAAAATACTAAGTCAAATTAATGATAACAAAACCATCTTGGAAGAAGAAGAGCAACAAGAAATGAAAGAACTAATAAAACAAGAACTAATTGATCTGGACAAAAAAAAAGAAGATCTTGAACATCAAATAAAAATACTACTTTTGCCTCAAGATGAAAATGATAGCAAAAATATAATAATTGAAATTAGGGCTGGAACAGGTGGAGAAGAAGCTGCTATTTTTGCAAATAATCTTTATAGCATGTATATAAAATATTCAGAGAAAAAAAAATGGAAAACAGAAATCATAAACTTCAATGAAACAGAACTTGGGGGATTTAAAGAAATAATATTTGAAATTAAAGGAAAAGATGTATTTAAAAAACTAAAATACGAAAGTGGAGTTCACAGAGTACAAAGAATTCCTATAACAGAGTCTAACGGAAGACTTCAAACCTCGGCTGCTACTGTAGCAGTACTACCTAATATTGAAGAAACTGAAATTGATATCAATGAAAAAGATTTGAGAATTGATGTTTACAGATCATCTGGAGCTGGTGGGCAACACGTCAATACAACTGATTCTGCAGTCAGAATAACGCACCTGCCAACAGGAATTGTCGTGCAGTGTCAAAACGAAAGAAGCCAGCATAAAAACAAAGATCAAGCAATGAAAATATTAAGAGCAAGGCTTTATGAATTTGAAGATTCCAAAAAACAAAAGCAAAGATCAAGCAATAGAAAACAACAAGTCGGCTCAGGAGATAGATCTGAAAGAATTAGGACCTATAATTTTCCTCAAAATAGAATAACAGATCATAGAGCAAACATCACTCTTTATAAATTAGAAGAATTTATGCAAGGAGAACTTGATCCACTTCTTGATCCTTTGATGATAGAGCTTCAAGAACAAACATTAAAAAGCAACAACGTATAGCAATGAATGTAAACGAAGTTATAAATTATGCTAAAAGTAAAAATTTAGATACAATAGAAGCTCTACTAATACTTGAATTAATTTTAAAAACCAGAAAAGAATTAATAATTGCAAATATAAAAAAAAGCTTAACAAAAAAAGAAAAAAAACTTTTTTTTGATCAAATAGATAAAATAAAAAAAGGAACGCCTATTCACTACATACTTCAAAAAAAAGAATTCATGGGGATTGAATTCAACCTAAACAAGCATGTATTAATCCCAAGATTTGATACAGAATGTTTAGCTGAAGAAGCCTTAATTCAAATTCAACAAAATGGTTTTAAAAAAATATTAGACTTATGCTGCGGTAGTGGGTGCATAGGGCTTTCTATTGCCTATTACATGAAAAAAAAAGTAATACTCTCAGATATTTCAACAAAAGCTTTACAAATAGTCGCAAAAAATACAAATAAGCTCAAACTTGAAAAATTTGTAGAAATAATTCACTCTAATTTGCTAGAATGTATAAAGGGAAAGCTTGATATAATTATTACAAATCCTCCTTATTTAAATAAAGAAGAATTAGAAATAAAAAATAAAATAAAAAAAGAACCCACAAAAGCTCTTTTGGGATTTGGAAAAGATGGGCTTAATATTTCTAGAAAAATATTAAGCCAAGCAAAAGAAAAGCTTAACCCAAATGGACTAATAATAATAGAATCGGCTCCTTGGCAAATAGAAAGTTTGAAAGATTTTGCAATCAAAAAAGGATTTTCACATTTAAAAACTATTTACGATCTTGAAAAGAGAGCAAGGGCGCTGATATTGGGACAAAAAGATGATACAAGCATACGAGATTGCACATTTAATAAAAATAAATGATCTTGAAAAAGCTAGAAATATTTTTAAAAAAACTGTTGAGAATACTTACAAAGATGAATTTGAACGAAAAAACATATTCAAAGCTCTAGAAATAGCAGAACAGCTACACTATGGCCAATACAGAGAAAGTGGAGAGCCTTACATTATTCATCCAATAATGGTTTCATTATTTCTTGCCAAATTTCAACTAGACTTTAAAGCAACTATTGCTGGACTACTACATGACGTACTTGAAGATACAAATATTGAAAAAGAAGAAATAGTAAAAGAATTTGACGAGGAAATTTTAAGCCTAATCGACGGTGTAACTAAAATTCACGATTTACATAATAAAACAAGAAGCATAAAAGAAGCCAATACTATCTCAAAAATGTTTTTTGCAATGACACATGACATTAGAATAATAATAATAAAACTGGCAGATAAACTTCATAATATGACAACTCTCTCTTATTTACCCAAAAACAGACAAGACAGGATCGCAAAAGATTGCCTTTCAACTTATGTTCCAATAGCAGAACGCCTTGGAATCTCATCTCTTAAAACATATCTTGAGGATCTTTCATTCAAACATCTTTATCCTAAAGATTATAAAGAGATAAAAAATTTTTTATCTGAAACAAAAATAGAAAGAGAAAAAAAATTATACAAAGGTAAATTGTCAATAGAAAAAGAACTTCAAAAAAGCGGGATTGAAGCAGAAATTACAGTAAGATCAAAGCACTTCTATTCAATATTCAGAAAAATGCAAACAAGAACAAACAAGCTTACTCAAATTTTTGATACTCTAGGAATAAGAATAATTTGTAAAAAACAAAAAGAATGTTATGAAATACTAGAAATTGTTCACAGAGTGTGGAAACCAATCCCAGGAAGACTTAAAGACTACATTGCAAGCCCAAAAGAAAATAAATATCAATCACTACACACTACCGTAAGAATACCTGAGGATAACCAACTTATTGAAATACAAATTCGAACAGAAGAAATGGACAGAATTGCTAATTACGGAGTTGCAGCCCACTGGATATACAAAGAACAAATTGCGCTTAAAGCTGATGATCTTTCATTTATAAACCGAATAAAAAAATGGCAACAAGAATCTGCCAACAAAAATCAATATTCAATGAATGATATACACAAAGAGCTGTTAAATACATTCATATATGTTTACACCCCAGAAGGAGAAGTAGTAGAACTTCCTTTTGGATCAAATTCAATTGATTTTGCATACATAATCCACACAGATATTGGAGACCAAGCTCTTTATGCAAAAATAAATGGAAAAATAAGTTCAATCACAAAACCACTTAAAAACGAACAAATTGTTGAAATATTCACATCAAAAGACTCAAAACCAGATGTAATATGGCTAAACAGCGTAAGAACAAAAAAAGCCCGATCAAAAATTAGATCGTGGCTTAACAAAAATGACAACACAATTTTTGTAGACAACAATATTATTGCGTATCTTGTTGGAGCAAACAAAGAACAAAGAAAGCTTTTTAGCTTATTTAAAGCTTATACCAAAACCAAAATAAAAAGAATCGCAATAGACCCTGAATGTAGTCCAACAACAGGCGAAGATATTATTGGAATAATACATAAAGATGAGATAATAGTGCACAATGAAAATTGTCAAAAGATCAAATCTTATAAAAAAAATCAATTAATTGAAGTTGAGTGGGAAGCAACGCCAACTAGAAAAGTGCATCACATTATTTTGCTTTTAAAAGAATTGAAAGGAATATTTAGTTATCTTGAAAACATTTTCACAATCAATGACGTAAGACTTATTAGCGAAAAAATAGAAGACTGTGGAAATGGGCATGGAATAACAAACATAATAGTCTCATCAAATACTAAAAATATAACAAAAATTATTTCTGCTTTAAAAGAAAACCCAAATATTTTACAAATAATGCAAATAGAAGAAGACATTAAAAATTATGACAATTAAGATATTGTTATCATTTTTATTAATTAACTCAACAAGCTCAACCATTGTGCCACAAAATAAAATGGAAAAAAATGTATCCAATTCAAGCAATAATATTGCAAAAATAGAAACTGAAAAGAGTATAAAAACTCATATTAGAAAAATTAATCAACTAAATGAAAGACAAGAAAAAATAATAAACACTTTTAATTATATAAAAAAATATTTTAATACAAATGAAATTAAATATGTGGAATATTCTTTACAAGAAATTGGATTTATTGGATATTCACAAAAAATAATACATTCTAAAATCAAAGGGAAAAACGCAGATATTTATAATATAATCGTCCCAATTAAAATACTAAATAATTTAAAAAATAATTTAGCAATTGGAATTGCAATTGAGCTTTTAAATAAACTTAAAAATACTAACCCTAAAAACAACATAAATTTTTTTTTTGTTGAGGACGACTCTTTAGAGCAAAATACAATAATTAGTAGCAGAATTTTACTTAGCAATAAGTATTTAGGTAAAAATACAAATACAATATACTTATTGCTAAACGAAAACAAAATAAAAAATAAAATTTACTTAGAAAATGAATCTTTCATAATAAATTCAAAAACAAATTTGGGATTTTTAAAAACTATCATAAAAACCTTTGAAAAAAATAAACTTGATTTTAATACATCAAAAATAACTGAAAAAAAACTAAACAACTTATACAATCTATATCGGGATGAATCTATACCCTTTTTAATAATAAATAATAATTTAAATACCAAATTAACTCAAAATAAAAATACTATTTTTGAAATTTACAAATCAATCGAAGAAGCATTAACTAATCAAAATAAAAATACCGATGAAATACACTATATTATCATTGATGCGCCTTTTAAAAAAATAATAATCAATGAAATTGCTTTAATAGCATTAATCTACGTTTGTTATAACTTAATTATAATTGTATTTATTAGAAAATTTAAAGAAGCTGGACTAGTCATGAAAAAAGTAAAAAATAACTACTATAAATTAGTAAGATTATTTTTTACTTTATTTTTAAGTACGTATTTATCCTTATTGCTTACAAGTAAAATATTTGCAGACTATGAAAACACAGTAGTTTACAGCATAGCAAATCCCAAATATCTAATAACTTTTTTTGCAACTTTACTCATACATAATCTTTTATCTCTTTTTACATATAATTTCACAATATATTTAAATTACAGGCAACTTAAATACCTAGCAATATCAACCTCTATTATTGAGCTAATAATATTAATGTTTATTAAAATAGAATTTATCTTAATAATTATCATAAAAAGCATTCTGTTATTAATAAAGCCAAATAAAAATACTATTATTCGAAAAATAATAGTATTAATCATTTGGATAATCAATTTTATATTAATAACATTAATACAAAATACTACA
Above is a genomic segment from Borreliella mayonii containing:
- the prfA gene encoding peptide chain release factor 1: MLLEKLNSATSKIKLIEEKLQDINLIKDQKKYSKIIKEYTYLEKINKIKIEYEKILSQINDNKTILEEEEQQEMKELIKQELIDLDKKKEDLEHQIKILLLPQDENDSKNIIIEIRAGTGGEEAAIFANNLYSMYIKYSEKKKWKTEIINFNETELGGFKEIIFEIKGKDVFKKLKYESGVHRVQRIPITESNGRLQTSAATVAVLPNIEETEIDINEKDLRIDVYRSSGAGGQHVNTTDSAVRITHLPTGIVVQCQNERSQHKNKDQAMKILRARLYEFEDSKKQKQRSSNRKQQVGSGDRSERIRTYNFPQNRITDHRANITLYKLEEFMQGELDPLLDPLMIELQEQTLKSNNV
- the prmC gene encoding peptide chain release factor N(5)-glutamine methyltransferase, whose protein sequence is MNVNEVINYAKSKNLDTIEALLILELILKTRKELIIANIKKSLTKKEKKLFFDQIDKIKKGTPIHYILQKKEFMGIEFNLNKHVLIPRFDTECLAEEALIQIQQNGFKKILDLCCGSGCIGLSIAYYMKKKVILSDISTKALQIVAKNTNKLKLEKFVEIIHSNLLECIKGKLDIIITNPPYLNKEELEIKNKIKKEPTKALLGFGKDGLNISRKILSQAKEKLNPNGLIIIESAPWQIESLKDFAIKKGFSHLKTIYDLEKRARALILGQKDDTSIRDCTFNKNK
- the spoT gene encoding guanosine-3',5'-bis(diphosphate) 3'-pyrophosphohydrolase; the encoded protein is MIQAYEIAHLIKINDLEKARNIFKKTVENTYKDEFERKNIFKALEIAEQLHYGQYRESGEPYIIHPIMVSLFLAKFQLDFKATIAGLLHDVLEDTNIEKEEIVKEFDEEILSLIDGVTKIHDLHNKTRSIKEANTISKMFFAMTHDIRIIIIKLADKLHNMTTLSYLPKNRQDRIAKDCLSTYVPIAERLGISSLKTYLEDLSFKHLYPKDYKEIKNFLSETKIEREKKLYKGKLSIEKELQKSGIEAEITVRSKHFYSIFRKMQTRTNKLTQIFDTLGIRIICKKQKECYEILEIVHRVWKPIPGRLKDYIASPKENKYQSLHTTVRIPEDNQLIEIQIRTEEMDRIANYGVAAHWIYKEQIALKADDLSFINRIKKWQQESANKNQYSMNDIHKELLNTFIYVYTPEGEVVELPFGSNSIDFAYIIHTDIGDQALYAKINGKISSITKPLKNEQIVEIFTSKDSKPDVIWLNSVRTKKARSKIRSWLNKNDNTIFVDNNIIAYLVGANKEQRKLFSLFKAYTKTKIKRIAIDPECSPTTGEDIIGIIHKDEIIVHNENCQKIKSYKKNQLIEVEWEATPTRKVHHIILLLKELKGIFSYLENIFTINDVRLISEKIEDCGNGHGITNIIVSSNTKNITKIISALKENPNILQIMQIEEDIKNYDN